In Nicotiana tabacum cultivar K326 chromosome 17, ASM71507v2, whole genome shotgun sequence, one DNA window encodes the following:
- the LOC142171470 gene encoding uncharacterized protein LOC142171470 — translation MHYNHTNCDIYLTTFYAKCTATEMRDLWSNLENIHTQIKGPWYIGGDFKIILDPDEKKGGNPHRMHRSFEFSSCMDNCEVADLGFVSPKFTWYNNWKARKRIWKRLDRVFVNDLWSQIFQSNMVRHLARTGSDHRPLLIKCQKYLQACIKYFKFLDFWVEQPSFMKLVEEVWSIHIPGNSMWRLQQKLKLLGNELTQWSKEDVGNVFDQVNTREDKMLNLEELDTLNNTDQFREEINKGQAEYIKWLDNDLLNAIPDDEEIRNVIFSINASSAAGPDGFNGTFYQKCWNIIKYDIIDFVQDFFNGKGMTKFYTHTCLIPIPKVDSPTSFSEFRPISLSNFTNKIISKILSRRLNPMLEKLISDNHGGFVKGGMITTRNCSQYKAEQKWG, via the exons ATGCATTACAACcatacaaattgtgatatatacCTCACAACATTTTATGCAAAATGCACTGCTACTGAAATGAGAGATCTTTGGAGTAATTTGGAAAATATTCACACGCAAATAAAAGGTCCTTGGTACATTGGGGGTGACTTCAAAATCATATTGGATCCAGATGAGAAGAAAGGGGGCAATCCTCACAGAATGCACAGAAGTTTTGAGTTTAGTAGTTGTATGGATAATTGTGAGGTTGCGGATTTGGGGTTTGTTAGCCCTAAATTCACCTGGTACAACAACTGGAAAGCTAGGAAAAGGATTTGGAAGAGACTTGATAGAGTTTTTGTTAATGATCTATGGTCCCAAATATTCCAGAGTAATATGGTCAGACACCTTGCTAGGACTGGCTCAGACCATAGGCCACTTCTCATTAAGTGTCAGAAGTACCTTCAAGCTtgtatcaaatattttaaatttcttGACTTCTGGGTAGAGCAACCATCATTCATGAAGCTGGTGGAAGAGGTTTGGAGCATACACATTCCTGGAAATTCCATGTGGAGGCTACAACAGAAATTGAAGCTCCTTGGTAATGAGCTCACTCAATGGTCGAAAGAAGATGTTGGGAATGTTTTTGATCAAGTCAACACCCGGGAAGATAAAATGCTAAATCTAGAAGAGCTAGACACTCTTAATAACACTGATCAATTCAGAGAAGAGATCAATAAGGGGCAGGCTGAATATATCAAGTGGTTAG ATAATGATCTTCTCAATGCTATTCCAGATGATGAGGAAATTAGAAACGTCATCTTTAGTATCAATGCTTCAAGTGCAGCTGGCCCGGATGGATTTAACGGTACTTTCTATCAAAAATGCTGGAATATTATCAAGTATGACATAATAGACTTTGTGCAAGACTTCTTCAATGGCAAAGGCATGACCAAATTCTATACTCACACATGCCTGATTCCCATTCCCAAAGTCGATTCCCCAACAAGCTTCTCAGAGTTCAGGCCCATTAGTTTGAGCAACTTCACCAACAAAATTATTTCTAAGATCCTATCTAGAAGGCTGAATCCTATGCTAGAGAAACTAATCTCCGATAATCACGGTGGTTTTGTCAAAGGCGGGATGATTACCACAAGAAATTGTTCACAATAtaaagcagaacaaaaatggg
- the LOC142171471 gene encoding uncharacterized protein LOC142171471, which produces MATECKFTLVGRFLKPRPQIDRIRSKFKELISLKGSTKIGVYDIYNVFLEFTNDEDFAMVWFRRVIEIEGQQIWLQKWSPDFKPEEDLLISLVWVLLPGLPFHMHTWNYVKQVVNSIGTPLKINLSTRGRTRPSVAKVRIEIDLLKPQPESVYVGQIYDNAPQKGFVQKLEYEGIPKYCKYCKKLVHNLLNCRAIERKKAAEEREAEIKISK; this is translated from the coding sequence ATGGCAACCGAATGTAAATTCACACTTGTTGGTAGATTTCTCAAACCTCGTCCCCAAATAGATCGAATTAGGTCTAAATTTAAGGAATTGATCTCATTAAAAGGATCGACCAAAATTGGGGTGTATGATATCTACAACGTCTTTCTTGAATTCACTAATGATGAAGATTTCGCCATGGTTTGGTTCAGACGAGTCATCGAGATTGAGGGCCAACAGATATGGCTTCAAAAGTGGTCACCAGACTTCAAACCGGAAGAAGATCTCCTAATTTCTCTGGTATGGGTACTTCTTCCTGGCCTCCCTTTTCATATGCATACATGGAACTATGTCAAACAAGTGGTCAATTCAATTGGTACTCCTCTCAAAATAAATTTGTCAACTAGAGGCAGAACTAGACCGAGTGTGGCTAAAGTAAGAATTGAAATAGACTTGCTAAAACCACAACCAGAATCTGTGTATGTGGGACAAATCTATGACAATGCACCTCAAAAAGGATTTGTACAAAAACTCGAATATGAAGGAATACCAAAGTATTGTAAATATTGCAAGAAATTGGTGCACAATCTATTAAATTGTCGGGCCATTGAAAGAAAGAAAGCTGCTGAGGAAAGGGAAGCTGAGATCAAGATAAGTAAATAA
- the LOC107764244 gene encoding uncharacterized protein LOC107764244, whose product MGDVVIDMDDVISLCRICHEQEFESLKSLETPCACSGTIKFAHRDCIQRWCNEKGNTTCEICLQKFEPGFYVPSPKKVHLVDNTAVTIRGSLEVVRRSEAEPESSAEEEEILESQCSQTRDRNYSYCRTALLIFTIVLLMRHVLMVLNGGAKDYPFTLPTLILIKASGIIMPMYIIIMVITTIQNANKSCAGMDSEDILSNSDEEN is encoded by the exons ATGGGAGACGTGGTAATAGATATGGATGATGTCATATCTTTGTGTAGAATTTGCCATGAACAAgagtttgaaagcttaaagagCTTAGAAACTCCTTGTGCATGCTCTGGAACTATCAAG TTCGCGCACAGAGATTGTATACAAAGATGGTGTAATGAAAAGGGAAATACAACTTGTGAAATTTGTTTACAG AAATTTGAACCTGGATTCTATGTTCCATCCCCTAAGAAGGTCCACTTGGTTGATAATACAGCAGTGACAATTAG AGGAAGCCTGGAAGTTGTAAGAAGATCAGAAGCAGAACCAGAATCAtcagcagaagaagaagaaatcttGGAAAGTCAATGCTCACAAACTAGGGATAGAAACTACTCTTATTGTCGAACTGCCCTTCTCATT TTCACAATTGTACTTCTGATGAGACATGTGTTAATGGTGCTCAATGGAGGGGCAAAAGATTATCCCTTTACACTTCCTACT TTGATTCTTATAAAAGCTAGTGGGATAATCATGCCAATGTACATTATAATCATGGTGATCACAACAATTCAGAACGCCAACAAGAGTTGTGCTGGAATG GATTCAGAAGACATTCTATCGAACTCTGACGAAGAAAACTAA
- the LOC107764241 gene encoding putative polygalacturonase, producing MKELAVLILLSALSQSIEHIEAQFDGECKFNKPLKPRPHSASVLDFGAVGDGETINTVPFQNAIFYLKSFADKGGAQLYVPAGRWLTGSIKLTSHLTLFLEKEAVILGSQDYAHWDIVEALPSYGGGIEAQGGRYHSLISGNNLIDVVITGNNGTIDGQGSVWWEQFSAHSLNYTRPHLVEFVSSKDVVVSNLTFLNAPAWNVHLVYCSNVVVQNITVHSPSNSPYTCGIVPDSSEHVCIENSNISMGHDAVVLKSGWDEYGISYGKPTTSVHVRGVRLQSCAGAGLAFGSEMSGGISNVLVEHVYLHDSLFGIELKTARGRGGYIKDIIITDVVMANVQVGIDATGHCDSHPDEKFDPSALPVVSGITFEDIVGTNIFTAGNFSGLSESPFTSICLSNVTFSVSSNPIPWLCSDISGSSQNVSPEPCPELQNSFSGTTSTCSALLYPYSQVAVL from the exons ATGAAGGAGCTA gcAGTGCTAATTTTGTTGTCGGCATTAAGTCAAAGTATAGAACATATTGAAGCTCAATTTGACGGTGAATGCAAATTCAACAAGCCTCTGAAACCCAGACCTCACAGTGCATCGGTGTTGGATTTTGGGGCTGTGGGTGATGGGGAGACTATAAATACCGTGCCGTTCCAGAACGCCATTTTCTATCTCAAATCCTTTGCTGACAAAGGTGGGGCCCAGCTATATGTTCCAGCTGGCAGGTGGCTGACCGGAAGCATAAAGCTTACTAGTCATCTTACACTCTTCCTCGAAAAAGAAGCCGTTATTCTGGGATCACAG GATTATGCTCATTGGGATATAGTTGAAGCCTTACCCTCTTATGGCGGAGGTATTGAAGCACAAGGTGGAAGATATCACAGCTTGATTTCAGGAAATAATTTAATTGATGTTGTGATAACAG GTAATAATGGAACTATTGATGGTCAGGGTTCTGTATGGTGGGAGCAGTTCAGTGCACATTCTTTAAATTATACTCGACCGCACCTTGTCGAATTTGTTAGCTCCAAAGATGTTGTCGTTTCAAACTTGACCTTCCTGAACGCTCCGGCCTGGAATGTTCACCTGGTATACTGCAG TAATGTGGTGGTTCAGAACATAACAGTTCATTCTCCGTCTAACTCCCCATATACCTGTGGGATAGTTCCAG ATTCTTCTGAGCATGTGTGTATTGAGAACAGCAACATAAGCATGGGTCATGACGCCGTTGTTCTTAAAAGCGGTTGGGATGAGTATGGAATATCCTATGGGAAACCTACTACAAGTGTCCATGTTCGAGGGGTTAGGTTGCAGTCTTGTGCAGGCGCTGGCTTGGCTTTTGGTAGTGAGATGTCTGGCGGTATTTCCAATGTACTAGTAGAGCATGTTTACCTACATGACTCCCTTTTCGGGATTGAGCTGAAGACGGCAAGAGGAAGGGGTGGTTATATCAAAGATATTATCATTACAGACGTGGTTATGGCAAACGTGCAAGTGGGAATCGATGCCACTGGTCATTGTGATTCTCATCCAGATGAGAAATTTGATCCTTCTGCACTTCCAGTTGTTAGTGGCATCACTTTTGAGGACATTGTCGGCACAAATATTTTCACAGCAGGCAATTTCTCTGGATTATCTGAATCTCCCTTTACTTCAATATGTCTATCAAACGTCACCTTTTCCGTTTCTTCCAACCCTATACCATGGCTATGCTCTGATATATCTGGTTCTTCTCAAAATGTGTCTCCTGAACCATGCCCCGAGCTTCAGAACTCATTTTCCGGTACTACTTCAACTTGCTCCGCCCTCTTGTACCCTTACAGTCAAGTTGCAGTTTTGTAA